A genomic stretch from Bacillus sp. N1-1 includes:
- a CDS encoding zinc ABC transporter substrate-binding protein: protein MNIKYGKILLCFMTVLLLAACGGKETSTTASNESGEEKKLSIYTTLFPIEDFTRKIGGEHVEVVSILPPGSDAHTYEPTTQTMIDVAEADAFIYNGLGMESYAEAIADSVDEDVKIVEASSGIETLEHSEEHEEHPEKEHEDKHEEHSEEEHSDEHDHGDQDPHIWLDPNKAIGMAENIKETLIELKPDAKEDFEADFLKVKSDLTELDKEFASLVDSKDHPEMIVSHAAYGYWENRYDIHQIAISGLSPSNEPSQKALEEIIHTAKEKKLDYVLFEQNVTPKVAKSLQSEIGAKALRLHNLSVLTEEDINNKEDYFSLMRRNLETLDQALK, encoded by the coding sequence TTGAATATCAAATACGGGAAAATTTTACTGTGTTTCATGACTGTCTTGCTATTAGCTGCGTGTGGGGGAAAAGAAACAAGTACGACTGCTTCTAATGAAAGTGGTGAAGAAAAGAAACTAAGTATTTATACAACGTTATTTCCAATTGAGGATTTCACAAGGAAAATAGGTGGGGAACATGTTGAAGTTGTCTCGATTTTACCACCTGGTTCTGATGCACATACTTACGAACCAACGACACAAACGATGATTGATGTAGCAGAAGCCGACGCCTTTATCTATAACGGATTAGGAATGGAGAGCTATGCTGAAGCTATTGCTGATTCGGTAGATGAGGATGTAAAGATTGTTGAAGCTTCATCAGGAATTGAAACCTTAGAACATAGTGAAGAACATGAAGAGCATCCAGAAAAAGAACACGAAGATAAGCATGAAGAGCACTCTGAAGAGGAACATTCGGATGAGCATGACCACGGTGATCAAGATCCTCACATATGGCTTGACCCTAATAAAGCGATAGGAATGGCGGAAAACATAAAAGAGACATTAATTGAACTTAAGCCAGATGCAAAAGAAGATTTCGAAGCCGACTTTCTAAAAGTTAAAAGTGATTTAACTGAACTAGATAAAGAGTTTGCTAGTTTAGTTGATTCCAAAGATCATCCTGAAATGATTGTTTCTCATGCTGCTTATGGGTACTGGGAAAACCGTTATGACATTCATCAAATTGCGATTTCCGGGCTTTCTCCCTCAAATGAACCATCACAAAAAGCACTTGAAGAAATTATTCATACGGCTAAGGAGAAAAAGTTGGATTATGTATTGTTCGAACAAAACGTCACGCCTAAGGTGGCAAAAAGCCTCCAGTCCGAAATTGGAGCAAAAGCGCTTCGTCTTCACAATTTATCTGTTCTTACTGAGGAAGATATTAATAACAAAGAAGATTACTTTAGCTTAATGCGTAGAAATCTTGAAACACTGGATCAAGCCCTAAAGTAA
- a CDS encoding VWA domain-containing protein, whose translation MALQSLVLQTGGNAPIAQEGQIEVKMEWLRSLHDVDITCFLVGENGRVPNDDYMVFYNQSADPSRAVQFQQLNDKSVSFQIKLDELPSQIEKCVFTATIDGASKFQDVDGCTLVASSEATEVRYDVTDAKEEKALVVAELYRYKGTFKLRGVGRGFNGGLKPLAEAHGVTVEDEEEAEIETKRQTPPKINLTKIDLLKKQVVISLQKKNIEHEKARVAVVIDASGSMTHLFSKGTVQRAFERALAVAAHMDDDGVLDVWFFGDRSMRAPSVTENDFEDYVKRTYPAPKFFRGLGVGNNEPAVIKDIMKKYTKEEPREDMPTYVLFFSDGGIYKDAEISSLLKKASSKNIFWQFIGIGKANYGILQKLDDLPGRVIDNADFFPFDDLDKVSDEDLYNRLFNEYPSWLEEVKSRGILRS comes from the coding sequence ATGGCTCTACAATCACTTGTTTTACAAACGGGAGGCAACGCTCCAATAGCTCAAGAAGGTCAGATTGAGGTGAAAATGGAATGGCTTCGTTCTTTACACGATGTGGACATCACGTGTTTTTTAGTAGGAGAGAATGGAAGAGTTCCAAATGATGATTACATGGTTTTCTATAATCAATCCGCTGATCCTTCACGCGCTGTTCAGTTTCAGCAGTTGAATGACAAGTCGGTTTCTTTTCAAATTAAGTTAGACGAACTTCCTTCACAAATTGAAAAATGCGTCTTTACTGCCACGATTGATGGGGCAAGTAAATTTCAGGACGTTGATGGTTGCACGTTAGTCGCTTCATCTGAAGCAACAGAAGTTCGCTATGATGTAACTGACGCTAAAGAAGAGAAAGCGCTAGTTGTTGCGGAGTTATATCGTTATAAGGGAACATTTAAGCTACGGGGAGTAGGAAGAGGGTTTAACGGAGGGTTAAAGCCGCTCGCCGAAGCGCATGGTGTTACGGTAGAGGATGAGGAAGAGGCAGAAATAGAAACAAAGCGGCAGACACCTCCTAAAATCAATTTAACGAAAATCGATTTACTGAAGAAGCAAGTTGTGATTTCCTTACAAAAGAAAAACATTGAGCATGAGAAAGCAAGAGTGGCTGTTGTGATCGATGCTTCTGGATCGATGACGCACCTCTTTTCAAAAGGAACCGTTCAGCGAGCATTCGAACGAGCGCTAGCTGTTGCAGCTCATATGGATGATGATGGCGTACTCGACGTTTGGTTTTTTGGAGATCGTTCGATGAGAGCGCCAAGCGTGACAGAAAATGACTTTGAAGATTATGTGAAGCGTACATATCCGGCACCGAAATTCTTCCGTGGATTAGGAGTTGGTAATAACGAACCTGCTGTTATTAAAGACATTATGAAGAAATATACAAAAGAAGAGCCGAGAGAGGATATGCCAACTTATGTGCTATTTTTTAGTGACGGAGGTATTTACAAGGATGCTGAGATTTCCTCACTCCTAAAGAAAGCTTCCAGTAAAAATATCTTCTGGCAATTTATCGGGATTGGGAAAGCGAATTATGGTATCTTACAGAAACTAGATGACTTGCCTGGTAGAGTCATAGATAATGCTGATTTCTTCCCGTTTGATGATTTAGATAAGGTGAGCGACGAAGACCTATACAATCGTTTGTTTAATGAGTATCCATCCTGGTTAGAAGAAGTGAAAAGTAGAGGGATATTAAGAAGTTGA
- a CDS encoding lactoylglutathione lyase family protein, whose amino-acid sequence MLPYPRSFSHIGLSVPNLEEAIKFYKEVFGWYILMEPSDVQNDDSPIGQMCRDVFGDDWNTFRIAHLSTGDKIGVEMFEFPENEKPENNFEYWKTGIFHFCIQDPDVEGMVEKIVEHGGKQRMPIREYYPGEKPYRMVYVEDPFGNIFEIYSHSYELTYSDGAY is encoded by the coding sequence ATGTTACCATATCCAAGAAGTTTTTCTCATATCGGACTATCTGTCCCAAACCTTGAAGAGGCGATTAAATTTTATAAAGAAGTATTCGGTTGGTATATTTTAATGGAGCCTTCTGATGTGCAAAATGATGATTCTCCAATCGGTCAAATGTGCCGTGACGTATTTGGCGACGATTGGAATACGTTCCGAATTGCTCATCTCTCAACAGGAGATAAAATTGGTGTTGAAATGTTTGAGTTTCCAGAAAACGAAAAGCCAGAAAACAACTTCGAATACTGGAAGACAGGCATTTTTCATTTCTGTATTCAGGATCCTGATGTGGAGGGAATGGTTGAAAAAATCGTAGAGCACGGTGGGAAACAGCGTATGCCAATTCGTGAGTACTATCCTGGCGAAAAGCCATATCGCATGGTGTATGTAGAAGATCCGTTCGGCAATATTTTCGAGATTTATTCTCATAGCTATGAGCTTACTTATTCTGATGGTGCTTACTAA
- a CDS encoding helix-turn-helix domain-containing protein — protein MTSPVDQNGKLKCSIEYTLKKIGGKWKTVILWHLCVDGHFRYNELRKLLPGVTHKVMSQQLKELEEEGFIDRKQENTVPPKVEYSITEKGKTLMPILEQMHLWGTENQK, from the coding sequence ATGACTTCTCCAGTCGATCAAAACGGAAAATTGAAATGCTCGATTGAATATACGTTAAAGAAAATCGGTGGCAAATGGAAAACGGTGATCTTGTGGCACCTCTGTGTTGATGGTCATTTTCGCTACAATGAACTACGCAAGTTACTACCAGGTGTCACACACAAAGTAATGAGTCAGCAGCTAAAAGAATTAGAAGAAGAAGGCTTCATCGACCGCAAGCAAGAAAATACCGTCCCCCCAAAAGTGGAATATTCGATTACGGAAAAAGGAAAAACATTGATGCCGATCTTAGAACAAATGCATTTGTGGGGGACAGAGAATCAAAAATAA
- the rpiA gene encoding ribose 5-phosphate isomerase A, translating into MNMKQKCAKAALEYITDDTIIGLGGGSTIGYLIKFIKEEKLNVKVVTPSLKTKHLCVNQGLEVLPTSTVDEVDVAFDGCDEVDEKLHALKSGGGIHTLEKLIANMAKEYILLVDDSKVVPELTYKHPVVLEILQDSLAFVQKKAGEMGGKAEVRASSVKDGHTVSDYGNFLVDVWFEAEQDGRQLETKLKEIPGVLDVSLFTTVVSKALVASKVGIYEISKRD; encoded by the coding sequence ATGAACATGAAACAAAAGTGTGCCAAAGCAGCTCTAGAATACATAACAGACGATACCATCATCGGTCTTGGTGGTGGCAGTACAATTGGTTATTTAATTAAATTTATTAAGGAAGAAAAGTTAAATGTAAAAGTCGTAACCCCATCTCTAAAAACGAAGCATCTATGTGTAAATCAGGGACTAGAAGTACTACCAACAAGTACCGTTGATGAAGTAGACGTTGCATTTGATGGTTGTGATGAGGTTGATGAGAAGTTGCATGCACTGAAGAGCGGTGGTGGCATTCATACGCTGGAAAAACTCATTGCTAATATGGCAAAAGAATATATTTTGCTCGTTGATGATTCTAAAGTTGTTCCAGAGTTAACGTATAAGCATCCAGTCGTGCTGGAGATCTTGCAGGATTCACTAGCATTTGTACAAAAGAAAGCGGGAGAGATGGGTGGAAAGGCAGAAGTGCGTGCAAGTTCTGTGAAGGATGGACATACAGTTAGCGATTATGGAAACTTTTTAGTTGATGTGTGGTTTGAGGCCGAGCAGGATGGTAGGCAACTTGAAACAAAGCTGAAAGAAATACCTGGTGTGCTTGACGTGTCGCTCTTTACGACGGTAGTTTCAAAAGCATTAGTGGCAAGTAAAGTAGGAATTTACGAGATTTCGAAAAGAGATTGA
- a CDS encoding cbb3-type cytochrome c oxidase subunit I: MKMGVWFLKLAALYFLIGVSMRLVMEIIEDHSLAGAHAHINLLGWVSMGLFGFIYILFPKASETLLAKLHFWLYNASFPLFMLGLSFFLAGNTSLTILLMIFPNLLVLSVILFVMNMFLNLKAEDVTHIFKKNENTSL, from the coding sequence ATGAAAATGGGAGTATGGTTTCTTAAATTGGCAGCTCTTTACTTCCTAATTGGAGTGAGTATGAGATTAGTGATGGAGATTATCGAGGATCACAGTTTGGCAGGCGCTCATGCTCATATTAACCTATTAGGTTGGGTTTCAATGGGCTTGTTCGGTTTTATCTACATTCTATTCCCCAAAGCTAGTGAAACACTTTTAGCAAAACTTCATTTCTGGCTTTATAACGCATCATTCCCTTTATTTATGCTTGGACTATCTTTCTTCCTTGCAGGCAATACTTCCTTAACCATTCTTCTCATGATCTTTCCTAACCTTCTTGTCTTAAGTGTCATCCTGTTTGTTATGAACATGTTTTTAAATTTAAAAGCAGAAGACGTTACTCACATATTTAAAAAAAATGAAAATACATCACTCTAA
- a CDS encoding glycoside hydrolase family 32 protein, translating to MDVEQVIPRSNYSEKHRPQFHFTPESNWMNDPNGMVYFNGEYHLFYQYHPYSSVWGPMHWGHAVSKDLIHWEHLPIALKPDQNGAIFSGSAVVDWDDTTGFFNGQSGLVAIFTHADTYPGSERPRQRQSLAYSSDNGRSWTFYKGNPVLSEPRILDFRDPKVFWHKETNRWVMVIASGQSISIYTSLNLIDWEFASTFGEKEGSHQGVWECPDLFKLPVDHDPSKQKWVLLVSLGDHPDVESGSKTQYFIGEFDGETFRNDHQPDHVCWLDHGRDNYAGVTWSDLPDHDGRRILIGWMSNWRYANETPTEGWRSAMTIPRELVLKSTSAGVQLTQLPVTELKNIKEPLALFKEQKVQSGENVLAGIRGNTLAITIDLDPGSSEVVGLKVLKSDKEETIIEYDTRTEILTFDRSRSGDCSFHSSFACKQTVKMESPHKRLRLTVLIDRSSIEIFGNGGETVLTNLVFPKEDRNGLELYISGEGFIHSVEINRLKSVWSNQ from the coding sequence TTGGATGTTGAACAAGTGATTCCTCGAAGCAACTATTCAGAGAAGCATAGACCTCAGTTTCATTTCACTCCGGAATCAAATTGGATGAACGATCCAAATGGAATGGTTTATTTTAATGGGGAATATCATTTATTCTATCAATACCATCCTTATAGTAGCGTGTGGGGACCGATGCATTGGGGACACGCGGTGAGTAAAGATTTAATTCACTGGGAGCACCTCCCTATTGCGTTAAAGCCTGATCAAAACGGGGCTATATTCTCAGGAAGTGCGGTTGTCGACTGGGATGATACAACTGGTTTCTTTAATGGGCAAAGTGGTCTTGTAGCAATCTTCACTCATGCGGATACATATCCTGGATCCGAGAGACCACGGCAGCGGCAGAGTCTAGCTTACAGCAGCGATAATGGGAGGAGCTGGACATTTTATAAAGGGAATCCGGTCCTTTCAGAACCTCGAATTCTAGATTTTCGAGATCCTAAAGTTTTCTGGCATAAAGAAACGAATCGCTGGGTGATGGTCATCGCTTCGGGGCAATCAATTAGTATTTACACTTCATTAAATTTAATCGACTGGGAGTTTGCGAGTACGTTTGGAGAGAAAGAAGGGTCGCATCAGGGTGTATGGGAATGCCCTGATTTATTTAAACTACCAGTGGATCACGATCCATCCAAACAAAAGTGGGTATTACTCGTTAGCCTTGGCGACCATCCAGATGTCGAAAGCGGTTCAAAAACACAATATTTTATTGGTGAATTTGATGGCGAAACGTTTCGAAACGATCATCAGCCAGATCATGTGTGCTGGCTTGATCACGGAAGAGATAACTACGCAGGCGTAACGTGGTCAGACTTACCAGATCATGATGGGAGAAGGATTTTGATTGGATGGATGAGTAACTGGCGCTATGCAAATGAAACGCCTACAGAAGGTTGGCGAAGCGCCATGACAATTCCTAGAGAACTAGTCCTGAAATCCACATCGGCTGGCGTCCAACTTACTCAACTCCCAGTTACAGAACTTAAAAATATTAAAGAGCCTTTAGCGCTGTTTAAAGAACAAAAGGTACAATCAGGAGAGAATGTGCTAGCTGGTATTCGTGGAAACACACTTGCGATAACCATTGATCTTGATCCTGGTTCATCAGAAGTAGTTGGCTTAAAGGTCTTAAAGTCTGATAAAGAAGAGACGATCATCGAATATGATACTAGAACAGAAATACTAACCTTTGATCGAAGTCGATCTGGAGATTGTTCATTTCATTCCTCTTTTGCGTGTAAACAGACAGTAAAAATGGAATCTCCTCATAAACGTTTGCGGTTGACCGTGTTAATTGATCGCTCTTCCATTGAAATTTTTGGGAATGGTGGGGAAACGGTCCTTACAAATTTGGTGTTTCCGAAAGAGGATCGTAATGGTCTGGAGTTATACATTAGCGGTGAAGGTTTTATTCATTCGGTGGAGATAAATCGATTGAAGTCAGTGTGGTCTAATCAATAA
- a CDS encoding DUF624 domain-containing protein has translation MGDHKYKVFSFLEKAVDFLFLSFIWAIMCVPIITIFPSTAAMFGVVRTWQLQKGEAGVFITFFKLFKENFKQSFGLSLIWSLVGLSFYLNFQIVSLSGSVIEVVIFIVSVFLSVIYLLMTIYLFPMMVHVKAKWHELVRNSFFLVVASPYSTIIIGVVTLGTVYFLLDNPAGLFFITSILAYFISYWFLKAISKLQIN, from the coding sequence TTGGGAGATCATAAATACAAGGTATTTTCTTTTTTAGAAAAAGCAGTGGATTTCCTCTTTCTTAGTTTCATATGGGCCATCATGTGCGTTCCGATCATCACGATTTTCCCTTCAACAGCTGCTATGTTCGGCGTTGTAAGAACGTGGCAGCTTCAAAAAGGAGAAGCAGGTGTTTTCATTACATTCTTTAAGTTGTTCAAGGAGAATTTCAAACAAAGCTTTGGTTTATCCCTTATTTGGAGTTTAGTTGGACTCTCTTTCTATCTTAATTTCCAAATCGTATCTCTATCTGGATCAGTGATTGAAGTCGTGATTTTTATCGTAAGTGTCTTTCTAAGCGTCATTTATCTTCTTATGACCATTTACTTATTTCCTATGATGGTTCATGTAAAAGCAAAGTGGCACGAACTGGTGCGAAATTCATTTTTTCTAGTTGTAGCAAGTCCGTATTCAACGATCATCATTGGTGTTGTCACCCTCGGGACAGTCTATTTCTTGTTAGATAATCCAGCAGGACTATTTTTTATCACAAGTATTCTAGCTTACTTTATTAGTTATTGGTTCCTAAAAGCAATTAGTAAACTACAAATCAATTAA
- a CDS encoding LacI family DNA-binding transcriptional regulator, whose protein sequence is MGTVKDGSNMRSKMKDVAQKAGVSTATVSHVINGTRYVSENTKKKVYQAMRDLNYSPNFVARSLRSSSSKTIGLIIPAKEMDTSGFFFMSIAHSIEKKLKEIGYQLILSNSNEEIENEIQQINMFKNQMIDGLIMAPTYGDHSYLKEFEDQLPIVFIDRKPEGIDCDCVLVDNFKGTYEAMNHLIHKGHQRIGYISGPLGLTTSDERLRGYKHALLENNLQVDESMIVIDEASLEAGKKAMAFLLEQSKCTAVMIGNNILTLGSVVTLNKSKIQVPEEMAVIGYDNYEWTEATNPPLTIIKQPIHEIGEKAAELLLARLENPQKESSRVSLPSSLEIRSSC, encoded by the coding sequence ATGGGCACCGTTAAAGATGGAAGCAATATGCGTTCAAAAATGAAAGATGTCGCTCAAAAAGCAGGTGTCTCTACGGCCACCGTTTCTCACGTTATTAACGGCACGAGGTATGTTTCTGAAAATACGAAGAAAAAGGTATATCAGGCTATGCGGGATCTTAACTACAGTCCCAACTTCGTAGCTAGAAGTCTTCGAAGCAGCAGTTCAAAAACGATCGGTTTGATCATTCCTGCTAAAGAAATGGATACCTCGGGTTTTTTCTTTATGTCAATTGCTCACAGCATTGAGAAGAAGCTTAAGGAAATTGGCTATCAGTTAATTTTAAGTAATTCAAACGAAGAAATTGAGAATGAGATTCAACAAATCAATATGTTTAAAAACCAAATGATTGATGGATTAATTATGGCTCCAACATACGGAGATCACAGCTATTTAAAAGAATTTGAAGATCAGTTACCTATTGTATTTATTGATCGAAAGCCAGAGGGTATTGATTGTGACTGTGTGCTTGTCGATAACTTCAAAGGCACTTATGAGGCGATGAATCATTTAATTCATAAGGGACATCAAAGAATCGGATATATATCCGGACCACTTGGCCTAACGACGAGTGATGAACGGCTTAGAGGATATAAGCATGCTTTATTAGAAAACAATCTTCAGGTTGATGAATCAATGATTGTGATCGACGAAGCCTCATTGGAAGCTGGCAAAAAGGCTATGGCGTTTTTACTTGAGCAATCCAAATGCACGGCGGTCATGATCGGGAACAACATCCTAACATTAGGTTCAGTCGTTACGTTAAATAAAAGCAAAATTCAAGTCCCTGAAGAGATGGCTGTTATTGGCTATGATAACTATGAATGGACAGAAGCGACCAATCCACCGTTAACCATTATTAAACAGCCGATTCATGAAATAGGAGAAAAAGCAGCGGAATTGTTGCTCGCTCGTTTAGAAAATCCTCAGAAAGAATCTTCACGTGTGAGCTTGCCATCAAGCTTAGAAATACGAAGTTCATGTTAG